In Paenibacillus sp. J23TS9, a single genomic region encodes these proteins:
- the spoVAD gene encoding stage V sporulation protein AD, with translation MRLKGQTWEFTSRPTLLAGATVVGPEEGQGPLSGDFDYIYDNIEINEKTWEKAERKLLEQASQLAVVKAELTKEQIQFFVGGDLMNQIISSTFAARKLGVPYLGVFGACSTSMESLALAALLVDTGAAERVLAGTASHNCTAEKQFRYPTEYGSQKPPTAQYTVTGSGCGVVGKGGSGPVIARATIGRVMDLGIKDPFNMGAAMAPAAADTIEAHFRDTGLTPGYYDLVVTGDLASVGLPIAGELLQKAEVAMNETEFNDCGLLVFDIQKQTYVKAGGSGCGCSAVVTYGHLLKRLTNKEIKKVLVVATGALLSPLSYQQGESIPCIAHAVALEMEG, from the coding sequence ATGAGGCTGAAAGGCCAGACTTGGGAATTCACTTCCAGACCGACCCTTCTTGCGGGTGCGACAGTGGTGGGACCGGAAGAGGGGCAGGGACCGCTTTCCGGTGATTTTGACTATATTTACGATAACATCGAGATCAATGAAAAGACATGGGAAAAGGCTGAACGCAAGCTCCTGGAACAGGCCTCCCAGCTGGCTGTCGTGAAGGCAGAGCTGACCAAGGAACAAATCCAGTTTTTTGTGGGCGGTGATTTGATGAATCAGATCATCAGCAGCACTTTCGCTGCGAGAAAACTTGGAGTCCCTTATTTGGGTGTATTCGGCGCCTGCTCCACATCGATGGAAAGTCTTGCATTGGCGGCGCTGCTCGTGGACACAGGGGCGGCGGAGCGTGTGCTCGCAGGGACTGCAAGTCATAATTGCACGGCTGAGAAGCAGTTTCGCTATCCAACGGAATACGGATCCCAAAAACCGCCGACAGCCCAATATACGGTTACAGGTTCCGGATGCGGCGTTGTTGGCAAGGGGGGCAGCGGTCCGGTGATTGCCAGGGCCACCATCGGCAGAGTGATGGATCTGGGCATCAAAGATCCGTTTAATATGGGGGCCGCGATGGCACCTGCTGCAGCAGACACGATTGAAGCCCATTTCCGGGATACGGGGCTTACTCCAGGGTATTACGATTTGGTAGTCACCGGGGACTTAGCTTCCGTGGGATTGCCGATTGCCGGGGAATTGCTGCAGAAAGCGGAGGTCGCCATGAATGAGACGGAATTTAATGATTGCGGCCTGCTGGTCTTCGATATACAGAAACAAACATATGTGAAAGCGGGCGGGAGCGGCTGCGGCTGTTCCGCTGTTGTGACGTATGGCCATTTACTGAAACGGCTGACCAATAAGGAAATTAAAAAAGTGCTTGTCGTTGCAACCGGGGCTTTGCTTTCTCCTCTGTCCTACCAGCAGGGCGAAAGCATACCGTGTATCGCACATGCGGTAGCACTAGAAATGGAGGGTTAA
- the spoVAE gene encoding stage V sporulation protein AE, giving the protein MQFLWAFVIGGLICVIGQLMMDLFKLTPAHTMSTLVVAGAVADGFGLYDPLVKFAGAGASVPITSFGSSLVHGALSELQRDGWIGIVTGIFEVTSAGISAAIIFSFLAALVVRPRG; this is encoded by the coding sequence ATGCAATTTTTATGGGCATTTGTCATTGGCGGATTAATTTGCGTCATCGGACAATTAATGATGGATTTATTCAAGCTGACCCCGGCACATACGATGAGTACATTGGTGGTAGCGGGTGCGGTTGCAGACGGTTTTGGGCTATATGATCCTTTAGTTAAATTCGCCGGAGCCGGAGCCTCTGTACCGATTACAAGCTTTGGCAGTTCTCTGGTTCACGGGGCCTTATCCGAGCTGCAGCGAGACGGCTGGATTGGTATTGTCACCGGCATATTTGAGGTTACAAGCGCAGGGATATCAGCGGCGATCATATTCTCGTTTTTGGCCGCCTTGGTCGTTCGTCCGCGGGGATAA
- a CDS encoding MoxR family ATPase gives MPVSSESLQTIAAVRSNLESCILGKAFEIQLLLTALLAEGHILIEDVPGTGKTQMIKALAKSMSGDYRRVQCNPDILPSDITGVSVFHPREERFFFRPGPVMTNILLADEINRATTKTQSALLEVMEERNVTVDGETYELPRPFMLCATQNPIDFEGTYMLPEAQLDRFMMKISLGYPDAATERSLLQQHKHGQPVDQLKPVTHMDQIAEMQKEIRNIFIDDAVADYLLKIVRMTRQHPSVLLGASPRASLSLMMAGKAYAFIQQRDFVLPDDIKVLAPYVLSHRIILRPESRLDNVSAESVVKNILQQVHVPVALER, from the coding sequence ATGCCCGTAAGCAGCGAATCCCTGCAAACCATTGCAGCCGTTAGATCTAACCTTGAATCCTGCATCTTAGGCAAAGCCTTTGAAATCCAGCTCTTGCTTACTGCTCTCCTGGCAGAAGGGCATATTCTGATTGAAGACGTACCGGGAACCGGCAAGACACAGATGATCAAGGCTCTGGCCAAATCCATGAGCGGAGATTACAGACGTGTACAATGCAACCCTGATATTTTGCCAAGCGATATCACAGGCGTCTCCGTATTCCATCCCCGTGAAGAGCGTTTCTTTTTCCGGCCGGGTCCGGTGATGACAAACATTTTGCTCGCTGATGAAATCAACCGCGCAACAACGAAAACGCAATCGGCTCTCCTTGAAGTGATGGAAGAACGGAATGTTACGGTAGATGGAGAGACGTATGAATTGCCAAGACCGTTTATGCTGTGTGCCACCCAAAACCCGATTGATTTTGAAGGCACTTACATGCTTCCGGAAGCGCAGCTTGACCGTTTTATGATGAAAATCAGCCTCGGTTATCCTGATGCCGCTACCGAAAGAAGCCTCTTGCAGCAGCATAAGCATGGACAGCCTGTTGACCAGCTGAAGCCCGTAACCCACATGGACCAGATCGCAGAGATGCAGAAGGAAATCCGAAACATATTTATTGATGATGCCGTTGCCGATTATCTGCTGAAAATCGTCCGCATGACCCGGCAGCATCCGTCCGTTCTCCTCGGTGCCAGCCCGCGTGCTTCACTTTCTCTGATGATGGCAGGCAAAGCCTACGCTTTCATACAGCAGCGTGATTTTGTCCTTCCTGACGATATCAAAGTACTTGCTCCGTATGTTCTTTCACACCGTATTATTTTGCGTCCTGAGTCTCGTCTGGATAACGTCAGTGCAGAATCCGTCGTAAAAAATATTCTGCAGCAGGTGCATGTGCCTGTAGCTCTGGAGCGATGA
- a CDS encoding DUF58 domain-containing protein has translation MALLKTIRSILRNLRFWIVLAVWAASLLFVLFQGGKTALMLLVMISVLVVYLIAGGLGGIRRVHGQRSLSAEQEQGDALHAGEQVKVSLNFAVPGFLPMPYLIIREVMKRHNGETWSFEESVIPDFRGGGELMFQTPPLERGRYYFTETECVTEDIFGLIEHKGSFHVPGQFRVFPRTVSIPGWRIMDKNSRLAGPQRAAASRRETTQINGVREYVYGDRISRIHWNATAKTGSWKSKEFEYDSVPKIMLVLDAISAHYESDNHFELAVSTAASLINYASRERLCMGLATAGDQFKMFSPSENYSDRQRMMHHLVDVTADGYGDLQPKLEKSGRFIPSGAMFILISPQSGKKALELLRWADTRGFTPSHILVSSSESESNAKQGWVSMLKARGTFGCSVSSLHDLPAALGGGRP, from the coding sequence ATGGCGCTGCTGAAGACAATCAGGTCGATTCTACGGAATCTCCGCTTCTGGATTGTGCTTGCAGTATGGGCTGCCAGCCTGCTGTTCGTATTGTTTCAGGGAGGTAAAACCGCACTTATGCTGCTTGTAATGATCAGTGTTCTGGTAGTATATCTGATTGCAGGCGGCCTGGGTGGAATCCGCCGGGTCCACGGCCAACGCAGTCTTTCCGCAGAGCAGGAGCAGGGAGATGCGCTGCATGCAGGAGAGCAGGTTAAAGTGAGTCTGAATTTTGCGGTTCCGGGGTTCCTTCCGATGCCATATCTCATTATTCGTGAAGTCATGAAGCGGCATAACGGAGAGACCTGGTCCTTTGAAGAATCCGTGATTCCTGATTTCCGTGGAGGCGGCGAGCTGATGTTTCAAACTCCGCCGCTGGAACGCGGGAGGTATTATTTTACCGAGACTGAATGCGTTACGGAGGATATTTTCGGACTTATTGAGCATAAGGGGAGCTTTCATGTCCCCGGCCAGTTTCGCGTTTTTCCGCGGACAGTATCCATTCCAGGGTGGAGGATTATGGACAAGAACTCCAGGCTTGCAGGTCCTCAAAGGGCCGCTGCATCCCGCCGGGAGACGACGCAAATTAATGGTGTGAGGGAATATGTCTACGGCGACCGGATTTCACGTATCCACTGGAATGCAACCGCCAAAACCGGCTCCTGGAAATCCAAAGAATTCGAATATGATTCCGTTCCCAAGATTATGCTCGTTCTGGATGCTATTTCAGCCCATTATGAGTCGGACAACCATTTTGAGCTCGCAGTCTCAACCGCAGCCTCACTTATTAATTATGCATCACGTGAACGTCTGTGCATGGGACTCGCAACTGCAGGTGATCAGTTCAAGATGTTTTCACCAAGTGAAAATTACAGCGACCGTCAGCGGATGATGCATCATTTGGTGGATGTGACCGCAGATGGTTATGGCGATCTGCAGCCGAAGCTGGAGAAAAGCGGACGCTTTATCCCTTCCGGCGCCATGTTCATTCTCATCAGTCCGCAGAGTGGAAAAAAAGCACTGGAACTGCTGCGCTGGGCGGATACGCGTGGCTTTACTCCATCCCATATCTTGGTGTCATCTTCAGAAAGCGAGAGTAATGCCAAGCAGGGTTGGGTTTCCATGCTCAAAGCGCGGGGAACATTCGGTTGTTCGGTCTCCAGCTTGCATGATCTGCCCGCTGCGTTGGGAGGTGGAAGGCCATGA